One segment of Paenibacillus sp. FSL R7-0337 DNA contains the following:
- a CDS encoding BglG family transcription antiterminator produces MTKITARQRQILWLLLEVSGEITAVKIAEATGVSVRTVHREMEDIESAIENFGLHLIKKSGKGIGLSGPEAGLAELRLFLREEKPADYSGEDRKVFELCVLLEAEEPVKLFTLAHSLKVTVASISYDLDELEQWVRKFGLELVRRRGYGVEITGSELDKRRAIGRLAAEHLDLSDLVGHGSLAESNPAFSVLLTTVGQAKLMEVENTLWDMEWKWTAELPEIVYMEMLLALAVTTRRIELSRSIDSGAEAGYSRVSDHRNIAGAERFVQQLAEVLELKIPRVEILYIAGLFDRVQDSFSSSGYAYGDIELMEIVYKLTESVVKRTGLPFQSDRSLREGLLEHIDPALKRIREGTRIRNPLLGPIRRDYEYLFNIIRAAVEDMQLEPQIPDEEIGFLVMHFGASAERLNQLRRNVRAILVCASGLSSSRLLATRLTKEMPQIEILGNISWYEAARLPDEDYDLIISTIDLPIDKERYIKISPLLTAEEIEKLLNYIQNTTLREREKGMPSEPDHVVREEASLERLRSYKGILDEIVSLLERFRFHPIDNKGMNLSATIVEMLETLNGNGVVGDAGIVLERLLERERMTSQVIPDTALALFHTRSSHIHLSSLTLYRLDQPVILEGDTEVRVILLMLAPRRLSKESLEVLSEISALLLNSELVQLLEERSESEIRGYLSSELLHFFQNKC; encoded by the coding sequence ATGACGAAAATTACCGCCAGACAGCGCCAGATCCTGTGGCTTCTGCTCGAAGTAAGCGGAGAGATTACCGCTGTGAAAATTGCCGAGGCTACCGGGGTAAGCGTAAGAACCGTACACCGGGAGATGGAGGATATAGAGTCCGCAATTGAAAACTTTGGTCTTCATCTGATCAAAAAATCAGGCAAAGGTATTGGGTTGAGCGGCCCGGAGGCCGGTCTTGCGGAGCTGCGCCTGTTCCTGCGGGAAGAGAAGCCGGCGGATTATTCCGGCGAAGACCGCAAGGTATTCGAGCTCTGCGTTCTGCTGGAGGCGGAGGAGCCGGTGAAGCTGTTCACACTTGCGCATTCCCTTAAGGTTACAGTTGCTTCTATCAGCTATGATCTGGATGAACTGGAGCAGTGGGTCCGTAAGTTTGGGCTGGAGCTGGTCCGGAGAAGAGGCTATGGCGTAGAAATCACCGGCAGCGAGCTCGACAAGCGCCGGGCGATCGGCCGTTTAGCTGCAGAGCATCTGGATTTGTCTGATCTGGTCGGCCATGGTTCTCTGGCTGAGAGCAATCCGGCTTTTAGCGTACTGCTGACTACAGTAGGTCAGGCTAAGCTCATGGAAGTAGAGAATACGCTGTGGGATATGGAATGGAAATGGACGGCGGAGCTGCCCGAAATTGTCTATATGGAAATGCTCCTGGCCCTTGCCGTCACTACCCGGCGGATTGAGCTTAGCCGGAGCATCGACAGCGGGGCGGAAGCAGGCTATTCCAGGGTGTCCGACCACCGGAACATTGCCGGAGCCGAGCGATTTGTGCAGCAGCTCGCAGAGGTGCTTGAGCTGAAGATTCCCCGGGTAGAGATTCTATATATTGCCGGGTTGTTCGACCGGGTTCAGGATTCCTTCTCCTCTTCGGGCTATGCTTACGGCGATATTGAATTAATGGAGATTGTTTACAAGCTGACCGAGAGCGTGGTCAAGCGGACGGGGCTGCCCTTTCAGAGCGACCGTTCCCTGCGCGAAGGTCTGCTGGAGCATATTGATCCGGCATTGAAGCGGATTCGGGAGGGCACACGTATCCGTAACCCGCTGCTCGGCCCGATCCGCAGGGATTACGAATATCTGTTCAACATCATCCGCGCAGCCGTAGAGGATATGCAGCTGGAGCCCCAGATCCCGGATGAAGAGATTGGATTTCTGGTCATGCATTTCGGAGCTTCCGCAGAGCGGCTGAACCAGCTAAGGCGCAACGTAAGAGCCATTCTGGTCTGTGCCAGCGGCCTCAGCTCCTCCCGGCTGCTAGCCACACGGCTGACCAAGGAAATGCCGCAGATTGAGATTCTCGGCAACATCTCCTGGTATGAAGCGGCGCGCCTGCCGGATGAAGATTACGATCTGATTATATCTACCATTGATCTGCCGATTGATAAGGAGCGTTACATCAAGATTAGCCCCCTGCTCACAGCGGAGGAGATCGAAAAGCTGCTGAATTACATTCAGAATACGACGCTGCGGGAACGGGAGAAGGGGATGCCCAGTGAACCGGACCACGTGGTCCGGGAGGAAGCCTCGCTTGAACGGCTCAGGAGCTACAAGGGCATCCTGGATGAGATCGTCAGCTTGCTGGAGCGGTTCCGGTTCCATCCGATTGATAATAAGGGGATGAATCTGTCAGCGACGATAGTGGAGATGCTGGAGACGCTGAATGGAAACGGCGTGGTCGGGGATGCCGGTATTGTGCTGGAGCGTCTGCTCGAACGGGAGCGGATGACCAGCCAGGTGATCCCTGATACCGCACTGGCGCTGTTCCATACCAGAAGCAGCCATATTCACCTGTCATCGCTGACCCTGTACCGGCTCGATCAACCCGTAATTCTGGAGGGGGATACAGAGGTCAGAGTCATTCTGCTTATGCTGGCTCCGCGCAGACTCTCTAAGGAGAGCCTGGAGGTGCTCAGCGAGATCAGTGCACTGCTGCTGAACTCCGAGCTGGTTCAATTGCTGGAAGAGCGTTCAGAGTCAGAGATCCGGGGGTATTTATCCTCGGAGCTGCTGCATTTTTTCCAAAATAAATGTTGA
- the spoVAE gene encoding stage V sporulation protein AE → MIYLWAFLVGGAICVIGQLMFDVLKLTPAHTMSTLVVLGAAADAFGIYDPLVKFAGAGASVPITSFGNSLVHGALTELERDGWVGVVTGIFDVTSAGISSAIVFSFLAALVVRPKG, encoded by the coding sequence ATGATATATTTATGGGCTTTTCTGGTCGGGGGTGCGATATGCGTGATCGGCCAGCTGATGTTCGATGTGCTGAAGCTGACCCCGGCCCATACTATGAGTACGCTGGTGGTACTTGGTGCGGCTGCCGACGCTTTTGGCATCTACGATCCGCTCGTGAAATTCGCTGGAGCAGGGGCCAGTGTGCCCATTACCAGCTTCGGGAATTCGTTGGTCCACGGGGCGCTGACTGAACTGGAGCGCGATGGCTGGGTCGGCGTCGTCACCGGGATTTTCGATGTGACCAGCGCCGGGATTTCCTCGGCGATTGTCTTCTCTTTCCTGGCGGCGCTGGTGGTCCGGCCGAAGGGGTAA
- a CDS encoding MoxR family ATPase, which produces MPVRQESTQIMNAVRTNLESCILGKSFEIELLLTALLAGGHVLIEDVPGTGKTQLIRALSRSMSGEYRRIQCNPDILPSDITGVSVYHPRDEMFHFRPGPVMTNILLADEINRATTKTQSALLEVMEERNVTVDGETYPLPHPFMLCATQNPIDFEGTYTLPEAQLDRFMLRISLGYPDADTEKNLLRTHQQGQPVDRLAPVTSMETIAAIQEEIRDVFISEPVLNYLLDVVRQTRVHPLVLLGASPRASLSFMMACKAYAFLQERDYVLPDDVKTLTPYALGHRILLRPESRLDNVSMDSLLQKLLQSINVPVTMRQ; this is translated from the coding sequence ATGCCCGTACGTCAAGAATCTACGCAAATAATGAACGCTGTCCGCACTAATTTGGAATCCTGTATTCTTGGTAAAAGCTTTGAAATAGAACTGTTGCTGACTGCCCTGTTAGCAGGCGGACATGTCCTGATTGAGGATGTTCCCGGGACTGGCAAAACCCAGCTGATCCGCGCGCTCTCCCGGTCGATGTCCGGCGAATACCGGCGTATTCAGTGTAACCCGGATATTCTTCCGAGTGATATTACCGGTGTATCCGTCTATCATCCGCGCGATGAGATGTTTCACTTCCGCCCGGGCCCGGTGATGACCAATATTCTGCTGGCCGATGAGATCAACCGGGCGACCACCAAGACCCAGTCCGCACTGCTTGAGGTAATGGAGGAACGCAATGTTACGGTCGATGGAGAGACCTATCCCCTTCCGCATCCGTTCATGCTCTGCGCGACCCAGAATCCGATAGATTTCGAGGGAACCTATACCCTTCCCGAAGCTCAGCTGGACCGCTTCATGCTGCGGATCAGCCTGGGCTACCCGGATGCAGACACCGAGAAGAACCTGCTGCGTACCCATCAGCAGGGCCAGCCGGTGGACAGGCTGGCTCCCGTAACCAGCATGGAGACGATCGCCGCCATTCAGGAGGAAATCCGCGATGTGTTCATCAGCGAGCCGGTGCTGAACTACCTGCTGGATGTGGTCCGACAGACGCGGGTGCATCCGCTGGTGCTGCTGGGCGCCAGCCCCCGGGCATCGTTATCGTTCATGATGGCCTGCAAGGCCTACGCTTTTCTCCAGGAACGGGATTATGTGCTGCCCGATGATGTGAAGACCCTGACCCCGTATGCGCTGGGACACCGTATCCTGCTGCGGCCGGAATCACGCCTGGATAATGTCAGCATGGACTCCCTGCTCCAGAAGCTGCTTCAGAGCATTAACGTGCCTGTAACCATGAGGCAATAA
- the spoVAC gene encoding stage V sporulation protein AC gives MPAKTKKSGVKLNLDGLTPKSYQELAKPHVPSRPIFKNCMRAFLSGGLICVLGQGIQEAFMAIFDMTSREAASPTVAILILLSVILTSFGVYDKLAQWCGAGTAVPVTGFANSMCSAALEHRAEGLVLGVGGNMFKLAGSVIVFGVVAAFIVGVVYAVMGWGGAH, from the coding sequence TTGCCGGCAAAAACAAAAAAGTCAGGCGTCAAGCTGAACCTTGACGGTCTGACCCCGAAGTCTTATCAGGAATTGGCCAAGCCTCATGTACCATCCCGTCCCATATTCAAAAACTGTATGCGTGCCTTCCTCTCTGGAGGTCTCATCTGTGTGCTTGGGCAAGGCATCCAGGAAGCGTTCATGGCGATATTCGATATGACCTCCCGGGAGGCGGCAAGCCCTACAGTAGCCATTCTGATTCTGCTCTCCGTCATATTGACCAGCTTCGGGGTGTATGACAAGCTCGCCCAATGGTGCGGTGCCGGCACAGCAGTGCCGGTCACAGGATTCGCCAACAGCATGTGCTCCGCCGCGCTGGAGCACCGGGCTGAAGGGCTGGTGCTGGGTGTGGGCGGGAACATGTTCAAGCTGGCCGGGTCGGTTATTGTGTTCGGCGTCGTTGCTGCTTTTATCGTGGGTGTAGTGTATGCCGTTATGGGCTGGGGAGGTGCACATTAA
- a CDS encoding mannitol-1-phosphate 5-dehydrogenase, whose amino-acid sequence MKAVHFGAGNIGRGFIGLLLSQAGYEVTFVDVNEAFVAQLKERGEYPVTLASDGQETVIVKNVTALSSVTHADEVAAAIAEADLVTTAVGVSILKHIAGTVADGIRRRVAVSSAPLHVIACENAIGGSAQLKELVYAKLDEETRAKAESSVAFPNAAVDRIVPLQQHEDILKVVVEPFYEWVVDASQMIPGYTPVEGVHYVENLEPYIERKLFTVNTGHCSAAYLGFLQGYETIQQAMADEALTAKVREVLEETGAVLVQKHGFDAAEHSKYIDKILERFRNPALTDEVSRVGRSPLRKLSPSDRLVSPATQAYDRGLSYTALTRSMAGALLFKAGDDPEAVELQAAIAELGAEAALTKYTGLAADHKVHQSAMEQYSKLS is encoded by the coding sequence ATGAAGGCGGTCCATTTCGGCGCGGGCAATATCGGCAGGGGCTTCATCGGGCTGCTGCTGTCGCAGGCGGGGTATGAAGTCACTTTTGTGGATGTGAATGAGGCCTTTGTTGCCCAGCTCAAGGAACGCGGGGAGTATCCGGTCACGCTGGCGAGCGACGGTCAGGAAACGGTCATCGTGAAGAATGTTACGGCTCTTAGCAGTGTAACGCATGCAGATGAAGTGGCGGCCGCCATTGCTGAAGCGGATCTGGTTACTACGGCGGTCGGCGTATCGATTCTGAAGCATATCGCAGGAACGGTGGCGGACGGCATCCGCCGGAGAGTAGCTGTCTCCTCCGCACCGCTGCATGTGATCGCCTGCGAGAATGCAATTGGCGGCAGTGCGCAGCTCAAGGAACTGGTGTACGCGAAGCTGGATGAAGAGACCCGTGCGAAGGCTGAATCTTCAGTTGCTTTTCCTAACGCGGCAGTGGACCGGATCGTTCCGCTCCAGCAGCACGAGGATATTCTCAAGGTGGTCGTTGAGCCGTTCTATGAATGGGTGGTGGACGCCTCGCAGATGATCCCGGGCTATACGCCGGTTGAAGGGGTGCATTATGTAGAGAATCTGGAGCCGTATATTGAACGCAAGCTCTTCACTGTGAACACGGGCCACTGCTCTGCGGCGTACCTTGGTTTCCTGCAGGGCTACGAGACCATTCAGCAGGCTATGGCGGATGAGGCTTTAACGGCGAAGGTTCGTGAGGTGCTGGAGGAGACCGGCGCGGTGCTGGTCCAGAAGCATGGCTTCGATGCAGCGGAACACAGTAAGTATATCGATAAAATTCTGGAGCGCTTCCGCAATCCGGCGCTGACCGATGAGGTATCCCGTGTAGGGCGTTCGCCGCTGCGCAAGCTGTCACCGAGTGACCGTCTGGTATCCCCTGCAACACAGGCGTATGACAGAGGGCTGAGCTACACGGCGCTGACGCGTTCCATGGCAGGTGCGCTGCTGTTCAAGGCGGGGGATGACCCCGAAGCGGTAGAGCTGCAAGCTGCAATCGCGGAGCTTGGAGCAGAAGCCGCACTGACGAAGTACACGGGGCTTGCTGCGGATCACAAGGTTCATCAGTCTGCGATGGAGCAATACTCGAAGCTGAGCTAA
- a CDS encoding PTS sugar transporter subunit IIA, which produces MSILSENKVIMHGAAGDKYEAIKMAGKLLVDAGHVTEEYVPKMLEREEVVSTYMGGGLAIPHGTKEARPYIKSTGLSIIRFPDGVDFGGDEPAFVVIGIAAAGDGHMEVLTNVAMIFTEDDAIERVMNAPTAADVIAIFEGGLE; this is translated from the coding sequence ATGAGTATCCTGTCAGAAAATAAAGTGATTATGCACGGTGCCGCGGGCGATAAATACGAAGCCATCAAGATGGCGGGCAAGCTGCTGGTCGATGCAGGGCATGTAACGGAGGAATATGTTCCCAAGATGCTGGAGCGCGAGGAAGTAGTGTCCACGTATATGGGCGGCGGATTGGCTATTCCGCACGGTACTAAGGAAGCGCGGCCTTATATTAAGTCCACTGGGTTATCTATCATCCGCTTCCCGGACGGGGTGGATTTCGGCGGCGATGAGCCGGCATTTGTTGTCATCGGCATTGCAGCCGCAGGCGACGGACATATGGAGGTTCTGACGAACGTGGCGATGATTTTCACCGAGGATGATGCCATTGAACGCGTCATGAACGCTCCTACAGCTGCTGATGTCATTGCAATCTTCGAAGGAGGACTGGAGTAA
- a CDS encoding aldo/keto reductase yields the protein MSKPVSESIRLNDGAVLPRLGQGTWRIGDQPANRAEEIAALRQGVELGMNLIDTAEMYGDGRSEELVGEALRGIRDSVFLVSKVYPHNAGGTKLISSCEASLKRLGTDHLDLYLLHWRGNIPLEETVEGMEALVATGKIARWGVSNLDTADMQELLHIPGGNHCAVNQVLYHLGSRGIEHELLPWLRGHKIPVMAYSPLAQAGSLRKGLTENEAVQRIARNHEVTPLQVLLAWTIRDGDVIAIPKAATREHVNENAAAAGLVLTDDELWQLDDAFPQPSWKVPLDMI from the coding sequence ATGAGCAAACCTGTATCTGAGAGTATCCGCCTGAATGACGGAGCTGTGCTGCCCAGACTGGGGCAGGGGACGTGGAGGATTGGCGACCAGCCGGCGAACCGGGCAGAAGAGATTGCTGCGCTTCGTCAGGGCGTGGAGCTGGGCATGAATCTGATTGACACGGCTGAGATGTACGGGGACGGCCGCTCCGAGGAGCTGGTAGGTGAAGCGCTGCGGGGCATCCGCGACAGCGTATTCCTGGTCTCTAAGGTGTACCCGCATAATGCAGGCGGCACTAAGCTGATCAGCAGCTGTGAAGCCAGCCTGAAGCGGCTCGGCACGGACCATCTGGACCTGTACCTGCTGCATTGGCGCGGCAATATTCCTCTGGAAGAGACCGTGGAGGGGATGGAGGCGCTGGTTGCAACCGGCAAAATCGCCCGCTGGGGCGTATCCAATCTGGATACGGCAGATATGCAGGAGCTGCTGCACATCCCCGGCGGCAATCACTGCGCAGTGAATCAAGTGCTCTATCATCTGGGCTCAAGAGGGATTGAGCATGAATTGCTGCCTTGGCTGAGAGGACATAAGATTCCTGTTATGGCCTATTCTCCGCTGGCGCAGGCAGGCAGCCTGAGAAAAGGGCTGACCGAGAACGAAGCCGTGCAGCGGATTGCCCGGAATCATGAGGTCACTCCGCTGCAGGTTCTGCTGGCCTGGACCATCCGTGACGGGGATGTCATCGCTATTCCCAAGGCTGCCACCCGTGAGCACGTGAATGAGAATGCGGCTGCTGCGGGGCTTGTGCTTACAGACGACGAGCTGTGGCAGCTCGACGATGCTTTTCCCCAGCCGTCGTGGAAGGTTCCGTTGGACATGATTTGA
- a CDS encoding PTS mannitol transporter subunit IICBA has product MATTATKQASSGGARVKVQQFGRMLSGMVMPNIGAFIAWGLITALFIPTGWYPNESLAALVGPIINYLLPLLIGYTGGQMVHGKRGAVIGALVTMGVIVGSTIPMFLGAMIVGPLAAWVLKQFDKAVDGKIRAGFEMLVNNFSLGIIGGALTLGALKGVGPLVQGLTNILSNGVEFLVNHNLLPLINIIIEPAKVLFLNNAINHGVLGPIALEESQRIGKSILFMLESNPGPGLGILLAYWLAGKGSAKSSAPGAIIIHFLGGIHEIYFPYILMNPRLILAVIGGGMSGTFTFQMLGAGLVASPSPGSIFAYFAMTPKGGYLPMIAGVVVATIVSFLIAAVLLRSSKNNDQEEMDLEAAEARMRDMKSAGTAAQTAATATVASNVRTKANVNKIVFACDAGMGSSAMGASVLRKKLQNAGVNITVTNSAVSEIPADADIVVTQKTLTDRAIASNPRAEHISIDNFLKSPKYDELVERLK; this is encoded by the coding sequence ATGGCCACAACGGCAACGAAACAAGCTTCATCCGGCGGTGCAAGGGTGAAGGTTCAACAATTCGGACGTATGCTCAGCGGTATGGTAATGCCGAATATCGGCGCTTTTATCGCTTGGGGATTGATTACAGCATTATTTATTCCAACGGGCTGGTATCCCAATGAGAGCCTTGCAGCTCTGGTAGGCCCAATCATTAACTACCTGCTTCCTCTCTTGATCGGTTACACCGGCGGACAGATGGTTCACGGCAAACGCGGTGCTGTCATCGGCGCACTGGTAACCATGGGGGTTATCGTAGGCTCAACGATCCCAATGTTCCTGGGTGCGATGATTGTCGGTCCGCTGGCTGCCTGGGTGCTGAAGCAGTTCGACAAGGCAGTGGACGGCAAAATCAGAGCCGGGTTCGAAATGCTGGTCAATAACTTCTCGCTGGGGATCATCGGCGGCGCGTTGACGCTGGGAGCCTTAAAAGGCGTTGGGCCGCTGGTTCAAGGTTTGACCAACATCCTCTCAAATGGCGTGGAGTTCCTGGTTAACCACAATCTGCTGCCGCTCATCAACATCATCATTGAGCCGGCCAAGGTATTGTTCCTGAACAATGCGATCAACCACGGGGTACTGGGACCGATTGCGCTTGAAGAATCCCAGAGAATCGGCAAATCCATCCTGTTCATGCTCGAATCAAATCCGGGTCCTGGTCTGGGGATCCTGCTGGCATACTGGCTGGCGGGCAAAGGCTCTGCCAAATCTTCCGCACCGGGCGCCATTATCATTCACTTCCTGGGCGGGATTCATGAGATCTACTTCCCTTACATCCTGATGAATCCGCGTCTGATTCTGGCGGTCATCGGCGGCGGAATGTCCGGTACATTCACCTTCCAGATGCTGGGCGCCGGTCTGGTAGCTTCTCCTTCGCCAGGCAGTATCTTTGCTTACTTCGCAATGACGCCTAAGGGCGGATATCTTCCAATGATTGCTGGGGTAGTCGTTGCTACTATCGTATCGTTCCTGATTGCAGCGGTGCTTCTGAGATCTTCCAAGAATAATGATCAAGAAGAGATGGATTTGGAAGCGGCAGAAGCCAGAATGAGAGACATGAAGTCTGCAGGTACGGCAGCGCAGACTGCTGCAACTGCAACGGTGGCTTCCAATGTCCGCACCAAAGCCAATGTGAACAAAATCGTCTTCGCTTGTGATGCAGGGATGGGCTCCAGTGCAATGGGCGCCTCGGTCCTGAGAAAGAAGCTGCAAAATGCAGGGGTGAACATCACCGTTACGAACTCTGCGGTCAGTGAAATTCCGGCGGACGCAGACATCGTGGTCACCCAGAAGACGCTTACCGACCGGGCGATTGCCAGCAATCCAAGGGCAGAGCATATCTCGATTGATAACTTCCTGAAGAGCCCGAAATATGATGAGCTTGTAGAACGTTTGAAGTAA
- a CDS encoding M42 family metallopeptidase gives MNTDTLELFKTLTEFPSASGFERELRAYVKEAMKPYTDEFVQDRLGSLFGVMRGEANGPKIMVAGHFDEVGFMVTGITDNGMIRFTPLGGWLASAVASQRLQIITPKGTLNGVVGSTPIHLLSADERGKAGEISKMYIDIGADSREEAQSFGVAPGQQVVPVCPFTPLANPKKIMAKAWDNRYGVGLAIELMKELHGQALPNTLYCGATVQEEVGLRGARTAANLLAPDIFFGLDASAAADMTGDRQAFGHLGQGALLRIFDPTMITHRGLIEYVQDTADTHKIKYQYFVSQGGTDAGQVHLSGIGIPSAVIGICSRYIHTATSIIHSDDYAAAKELLIKLVQGLDRTTLQTILENS, from the coding sequence ATGAATACAGACACCCTTGAATTGTTCAAAACCTTAACAGAATTCCCCTCAGCCTCCGGCTTCGAGCGCGAACTGCGCGCTTATGTCAAGGAGGCTATGAAGCCTTATACGGATGAATTCGTACAGGACCGCCTTGGCAGCCTGTTCGGCGTAATGCGCGGTGAAGCTAACGGTCCCAAGATTATGGTCGCCGGCCATTTCGATGAGGTAGGCTTCATGGTTACCGGCATTACAGACAACGGGATGATCCGCTTCACACCGCTGGGAGGATGGCTGGCTTCGGCCGTGGCCTCACAGCGCCTGCAGATTATTACGCCGAAGGGTACGCTGAACGGCGTGGTCGGCAGTACACCCATCCACCTGCTGAGCGCGGATGAACGCGGCAAGGCCGGAGAGATCAGTAAGATGTATATCGATATCGGCGCAGACAGCCGTGAGGAGGCGCAGAGCTTCGGTGTAGCTCCCGGACAGCAGGTCGTACCGGTCTGCCCGTTCACTCCGCTCGCCAATCCGAAGAAGATTATGGCCAAGGCCTGGGACAACCGCTACGGTGTCGGACTGGCTATTGAATTAATGAAGGAACTGCATGGACAAGCCTTGCCGAATACGCTCTACTGCGGGGCTACCGTTCAGGAAGAGGTCGGGCTGCGCGGTGCCCGGACGGCCGCCAATCTGCTGGCCCCGGATATTTTCTTCGGGCTGGACGCCAGCGCCGCTGCCGATATGACCGGCGACCGCCAGGCCTTCGGCCATCTGGGCCAGGGCGCGCTGCTGCGTATTTTTGACCCGACGATGATTACCCACCGGGGACTGATTGAATACGTGCAGGATACGGCTGATACTCATAAGATCAAATACCAGTATTTCGTCTCCCAGGGAGGAACGGATGCGGGTCAGGTGCATCTCAGCGGAATTGGTATTCCTTCAGCAGTGATCGGCATCTGCTCCCGTTACATCCACACGGCAACCTCGATCATCCACAGTGATGATTATGCGGCAGCCAAAGAGCTGCTGATTAAGCTGGTGCAAGGACTGGACCGCACGACACTGCAGACGATTCTGGAGAACAGCTAG
- the spoVAD gene encoding stage V sporulation protein AD, translating into MKQLGKQTWEFTNRPVILGTSAVVGPEEGEGPLASSFDFVYDSLEMGEKTWEKAERALFEKAAKLALMNANLEQEKLEFFVGGDLMNQIISSSFAARKLGVPYLGVFGACSTSMESLAIASMIVDSGGGKYVLAGTSSHNCTVEKQFRYPTEYGSQKPPTAQYTVTGSGCAVVGVNDGTVQGPHVVYATLGRIMDLGLKDPFNMGTAMAPAAADTITAHFRDTGLSPGHYDLIVTGDLASIGLPIAKDLLAKEGIPMEETVFNDCGLMIYDLDKQKYVIAGGSGCGCSATVTYGHIMGRLKKGELKRVLIVATGALLSPLSYQQGESIPCVAHAVALESGGEGA; encoded by the coding sequence ATGAAGCAACTCGGCAAACAGACTTGGGAATTTACGAACCGTCCGGTGATCCTTGGGACCTCCGCAGTGGTGGGACCCGAAGAGGGGGAAGGGCCGCTGGCCTCAAGCTTCGACTTTGTCTACGATTCACTGGAAATGGGCGAGAAAACATGGGAGAAGGCAGAACGCGCTTTATTTGAAAAAGCTGCCAAGCTTGCCCTGATGAATGCGAATCTGGAGCAGGAGAAGCTGGAGTTCTTCGTCGGCGGGGATCTGATGAATCAGATCATCAGCAGCTCCTTCGCCGCACGCAAGCTTGGCGTGCCTTACCTCGGGGTGTTCGGTGCCTGCTCCACCTCGATGGAGAGCCTGGCCATCGCCTCCATGATCGTGGATTCCGGCGGCGGCAAGTACGTGCTGGCCGGCACATCCAGCCACAACTGTACGGTGGAGAAGCAGTTCCGCTACCCGACAGAGTACGGCTCGCAGAAGCCGCCCACCGCCCAGTACACTGTAACAGGCTCTGGCTGTGCAGTGGTAGGCGTGAACGATGGGACGGTTCAAGGGCCCCATGTGGTGTATGCAACGCTTGGGCGCATCATGGACCTGGGGCTGAAAGATCCGTTCAATATGGGAACCGCTATGGCCCCGGCAGCCGCCGATACGATTACGGCACATTTCCGGGACACGGGGCTGTCGCCCGGTCATTATGATCTGATTGTTACAGGCGATCTGGCTTCCATCGGATTGCCGATTGCCAAGGATTTGCTGGCCAAGGAAGGCATCCCGATGGAGGAGACGGTCTTCAATGACTGCGGCTTGATGATCTATGATCTGGACAAGCAGAAATATGTCATAGCCGGAGGAAGCGGCTGCGGCTGCTCTGCCACAGTCACCTACGGGCATATTATGGGCCGGCTGAAGAAGGGAGAATTGAAGCGGGTACTGATCGTAGCGACTGGAGCGCTTTTGTCGCCGCTGTCTTATCAACAAGGGGAGAGTATTCCGTGCGTAGCCCATGCGGTAGCTCTGGAGAGTGGAGGTGAAGGAGCATGA